A single window of Paenibacillus sp. SYP-B4298 DNA harbors:
- the bshA gene encoding N-acetyl-alpha-D-glucosaminyl L-malate synthase BshA, translating to MKSLKIGITCYPTLGGSGVVATELGKLLAERGHEIHFITHSIPFRLGQFHKNIFYHEVEVNDYYVFRYPPYDISLASKMAQVAKMQQLDLLHVHYAVPHAICAFLAKQMMDRDLKTVTTLHGTDITVLAQDESLKDLIRLAITRSDAVTAVSEDLIRETRELLDITEPIDLTYNFVDKRIYYPRDASSLRKDYAAPGEKVIMHISNFRPVKRVSDVVDIFAQILHSLPAKLLLVGEGPELSKIQFKINAMGLQHKVHFLGKQEDVAQVISMADLLLLPSEKESFGLVALEAMACGVPTVGSVAGGIPELVTHGETGYLAPIGDTEAMARHAVHLLSDEKLYAKMREACLQRARVRFCNDRITAEYEQIYYRVLGMEAPVALEACSE from the coding sequence ATGAAATCGCTAAAGATTGGCATTACCTGTTATCCCACCTTGGGAGGCTCCGGGGTTGTTGCAACTGAGCTCGGGAAGCTGTTGGCGGAGAGAGGACATGAAATTCATTTTATAACTCATAGTATTCCGTTCCGTTTGGGACAATTCCATAAAAATATTTTTTATCATGAGGTCGAGGTTAACGATTATTATGTGTTCCGTTATCCGCCCTATGATATTTCGCTTGCGAGCAAGATGGCTCAGGTGGCCAAGATGCAGCAGCTTGATCTGCTCCATGTCCATTATGCGGTTCCCCATGCTATTTGCGCATTTTTGGCCAAGCAGATGATGGATCGTGACCTGAAGACGGTTACGACGCTCCATGGCACGGATATTACCGTGCTGGCACAGGATGAATCGCTTAAGGATCTGATTCGTCTGGCCATTACCCGCAGCGACGCCGTGACGGCGGTATCAGAGGATCTGATCCGTGAGACGCGGGAGCTGCTGGATATTACAGAGCCAATTGACCTGACTTACAATTTTGTAGACAAACGCATCTATTATCCGCGTGACGCGAGCTCTTTGCGCAAGGATTATGCAGCTCCCGGGGAAAAAGTTATTATGCACATCTCCAATTTCCGTCCGGTCAAGCGGGTATCAGATGTTGTAGATATATTCGCCCAGATTCTTCATTCCCTCCCTGCGAAGCTGCTGCTTGTCGGCGAAGGGCCGGAGCTGTCCAAGATTCAGTTCAAGATTAATGCGATGGGGCTTCAGCATAAGGTTCATTTTCTGGGCAAGCAAGAGGATGTCGCGCAGGTTATCTCGATGGCGGATCTGCTGCTGCTCCCCTCTGAGAAGGAAAGCTTCGGTCTTGTCGCGCTGGAAGCAATGGCTTGCGGCGTGCCAACGGTGGGATCGGTTGCGGGCGGCATCCCGGAGCTGGTGACGCATGGAGAGACGGGGTATCTGGCACCGATCGGCGACACAGAGGCGATGGCGCGTCATGCTGTCCATCTCCTGTCGGATGAGAAGCTGTATGCCAAGATGCGTGAGGCTTGCCTGCAGCGTGCGCGTGTAAGGTTCTGTAATGACCGAATTACGGCGGAGTATGAGCAGATCTACTATCGTGTGCTTGGTATGGAAGCCCCGGTGGCTCTTGAGGCATGCAGTGAGTAG